In one Streptomyces venezuelae genomic region, the following are encoded:
- the guaA gene encoding glutamine-hydrolyzing GMP synthase has protein sequence MPSAPPAAAAPDTVLVVDFGAQYAQLIARRVREARVYSEIVPSTMPVSEMLAKKPAAIILSGGPSSVYAENAPRLDRQLFEAGVPVFGMCYGFQLMATTLGGKVDNTGAREYGRTPLAVSKAGSTLFEGTPTEQSVWMSHGDACSAAPEGFTVTASTDVVPVAAFEDDEKKLYGVQYHPEVMHSTHGQQVLEHFLYRGAGLKPDWTTDNVIDEQVAAIREQVGTKRAICGLSGGVDSAVAAALVQKAIGSQLTCVYVDHGLMRKNETEQVEKDFVAATGVQLKVVDAQERFLAALAGVSDPEEKRKIIGREFIRVFEQAQAEIVAEAPGDQPVEFLVQGTLYPDVVESGGGTGTANIKSHHNVGGLPEDLEFQLIEPLRKLFKDEVRMVGAELGLPDEIVQRQPFPGPGLGIRIVGEVTKDRLDLLREADAIAREELTAAGLDREIWQCPVVLLADVRSVGVQGDGRTYGHPIVLRPVSSEDAMTADWTRMPYDVLAKISTRITNEVADVNRVVLDVTSKPPGTIEWE, from the coding sequence GTGCCATCAGCGCCCCCCGCTGCCGCCGCTCCCGACACCGTTCTGGTCGTCGACTTCGGAGCGCAGTACGCCCAGCTCATCGCCCGTCGCGTCCGTGAGGCCCGCGTCTACAGCGAGATCGTGCCGAGCACGATGCCCGTCTCCGAGATGCTCGCGAAGAAGCCCGCGGCGATCATCCTGTCCGGCGGCCCCTCGTCGGTGTACGCGGAGAACGCCCCGAGGCTCGACCGCCAGCTCTTCGAGGCCGGCGTCCCCGTCTTCGGCATGTGCTACGGCTTCCAGCTGATGGCCACCACCCTCGGCGGCAAGGTCGACAACACCGGCGCCCGTGAGTACGGCCGCACCCCGCTCGCCGTATCCAAGGCCGGCTCCACCCTCTTCGAGGGCACCCCGACCGAGCAGTCCGTGTGGATGTCGCACGGCGACGCGTGCAGCGCCGCCCCCGAGGGCTTCACGGTCACCGCGTCCACGGACGTCGTGCCGGTCGCGGCCTTCGAGGACGACGAGAAGAAGCTGTACGGCGTGCAGTACCACCCCGAGGTGATGCACTCCACGCACGGCCAGCAGGTCCTGGAGCACTTCCTCTACCGCGGCGCCGGCCTCAAGCCGGACTGGACGACCGACAACGTCATCGACGAGCAGGTCGCCGCGATCCGTGAGCAGGTCGGCACCAAGCGTGCGATCTGCGGGCTGTCCGGCGGCGTGGACTCCGCGGTCGCCGCCGCCCTCGTGCAGAAGGCCATCGGCTCGCAGCTGACCTGCGTGTACGTCGACCACGGCCTGATGCGCAAGAACGAGACCGAGCAGGTCGAGAAGGACTTCGTCGCCGCGACCGGCGTGCAGCTGAAGGTCGTCGACGCGCAGGAGCGCTTCCTCGCCGCGCTCGCCGGGGTCTCGGACCCCGAGGAGAAGCGGAAGATCATCGGGCGCGAGTTCATCCGCGTCTTCGAGCAGGCCCAGGCGGAGATCGTCGCCGAGGCCCCCGGCGACCAGCCCGTGGAGTTCCTGGTCCAGGGCACCCTCTACCCCGACGTGGTCGAGTCCGGTGGCGGCACCGGCACCGCCAACATCAAGTCGCACCACAACGTGGGCGGGCTCCCCGAGGACCTGGAGTTCCAGCTCATCGAGCCGCTGCGCAAGCTGTTCAAGGACGAGGTCCGGATGGTCGGCGCCGAGCTCGGCCTGCCGGACGAGATCGTCCAGCGCCAGCCGTTCCCCGGCCCCGGCCTCGGCATCCGCATCGTCGGCGAGGTCACCAAGGACCGCCTGGACCTGCTGCGCGAGGCCGACGCCATCGCCCGCGAGGAGCTGACGGCGGCCGGTCTCGACCGGGAGATCTGGCAGTGCCCGGTCGTCCTGCTCGCGGACGTCCGCAGCGTCGGCGTCCAGGGCGACGGCCGCACGTACGGCCACCCGATCGTCCTGCGCCCCGTCTCGTCCGAGGACGCCATGACGGCCGACTGGACCCGCATGCCGTACGACGTCCTCGCGAAGATCTCGACGCGCATCACGAACGAGGTCGCCGACGTGAACCGCGTCGTGCTCGACGTGACGTCGAAGCCGCCGGGGACCATCGAGTGGGAGTGA
- a CDS encoding NlpC/P60 family protein, translating into MPAHRKPRQRSLSGSTVRTAATLALAGAASATAFDGTGHADPRLSPAEVKSKVDSLYREAEIATEKYNGAKEQAEKAEKKLGGLRDEAARKTEKLNTARNSLGSYAAAQYRAGGIDPSIQLALSSDPDQFLDRASRADRAGSRQAVAVGEVRDQMREIERLRGRADDRLDALRTRQAELREHKKTITKKLGDAKRLLSRLTAEQRADLTGPEGDRASRSTAREAASGAAKAPDARAAAAVSYAYKALGSPYVWGATGPDAFDCSGLTQAAYRSAGVALPRTTYAQIGAGKRVPRSELRPGDLVFFYSGISHVGLYVGNGQMIHAPNPSAPVRLAPIDQMPFAGATRVS; encoded by the coding sequence GTGCCAGCGCACCGCAAGCCCCGACAGCGCTCGCTCAGCGGCAGCACGGTCCGCACCGCCGCCACCCTCGCCCTCGCGGGAGCCGCGTCGGCCACCGCCTTCGACGGCACGGGCCACGCGGATCCCCGGCTCAGCCCCGCCGAGGTGAAGTCCAAGGTCGACTCGCTCTACCGCGAGGCGGAGATCGCCACCGAGAAGTACAACGGCGCCAAGGAGCAGGCGGAAAAGGCCGAAAAGAAGCTCGGTGGGCTGCGCGACGAAGCCGCCCGCAAGACGGAGAAGCTCAACACCGCCCGCAACAGCCTGGGTTCGTATGCCGCCGCCCAGTACCGCGCCGGCGGCATCGACCCCTCCATACAGCTCGCGCTCTCCTCCGACCCCGACCAGTTCCTGGACCGCGCCTCACGTGCGGACCGCGCCGGCAGCCGACAGGCCGTGGCCGTCGGCGAGGTACGGGACCAGATGCGGGAGATCGAGCGACTTCGGGGCCGGGCCGACGACCGGCTGGACGCCCTCCGCACGCGCCAGGCGGAACTGCGCGAGCACAAGAAGACGATCACCAAGAAGCTCGGCGATGCGAAGCGTCTCCTGTCCCGCCTCACCGCCGAACAACGCGCCGATCTCACCGGCCCCGAGGGCGACCGCGCCAGCCGGTCCACCGCCCGCGAAGCCGCCTCGGGGGCCGCCAAGGCGCCCGACGCCCGCGCCGCCGCAGCCGTCTCCTACGCGTACAAAGCCCTCGGCAGCCCGTACGTCTGGGGCGCCACCGGCCCCGACGCCTTCGACTGCTCCGGGCTCACCCAGGCCGCCTACCGCTCGGCGGGCGTCGCGCTGCCCCGCACCACCTACGCCCAGATCGGCGCCGGAAAACGAGTCCCCCGCTCCGAACTGCGCCCCGGCGACCTGGTGTTCTTCTACTCCGGCATCAGCCACGTCGGCCTCTACGTGGGCAACGGCCAGATGATCCACGCCCCCAACCCGAGCGCCCCGGTCCGGCTCGCCCCCATCGACCAGATGCCGTTCGCCGGAGCCACACGCGTGTCCTGA
- a CDS encoding pyridoxamine 5'-phosphate oxidase family protein: MTWNWEAFATAEPDLAATVEKRFGAFTHHTLATLRKDGSPRTTGLEVRFLNGELWLGMMPNSLKALDLRRDPRFALQANPGPGTEMAGGDVRIAGRAVEVRDPVTVARYTDTVNPPDPDAFHLFRAELTEVVRTFIEDEKYLAVQLWRPGAGVRVTRRT; this comes from the coding sequence ATGACGTGGAATTGGGAAGCCTTCGCCACCGCAGAGCCGGATCTCGCCGCGACCGTCGAGAAGCGGTTCGGCGCGTTCACACACCACACCCTCGCGACGCTCCGCAAGGACGGGTCGCCGCGCACCACCGGGCTCGAAGTCCGATTCCTGAACGGGGAGTTGTGGCTCGGCATGATGCCGAACTCCCTCAAGGCGCTCGACCTGCGCCGCGATCCGCGTTTCGCGCTGCAGGCGAACCCGGGGCCGGGCACGGAGATGGCGGGCGGCGACGTCCGCATCGCGGGGCGGGCGGTCGAGGTGCGGGACCCGGTGACCGTCGCGCGGTACACGGACACGGTGAATCCGCCGGACCCGGACGCCTTCCACCTCTTCCGTGCCGAGTTGACGGAGGTGGTGCGGACCTTCATCGAGGACGAGAAGTACCTGGCGGTGCAGCTGTGGAGGCCGGGCGCCGGAGTCCGGGTCACGCGGCGGACGTGA
- a CDS encoding class II aldolase/adducin family protein, with protein sequence MQAPTPIPVERLQFAMPPVHASVADERRHRKERLAGALRIFGRLGYEDGVSGHITARDPEHTDCFWVNPFGMPFKHITVGDLVLANADGQVVEGRHHVNQAAFTVHAQAHLARPDVVAVAHCHSLHGRALSTLGELLDPITQEACAFYESHALYDGYTGVVVDAEEGRRIATALGDHKAVVLRNHGLLTVGDSVDAAAWWFITMERSCQVQLSARAAGRPVLIGHKQAVQTREQLGSDLVAWINYQSLWQDISRSEPDLLA encoded by the coding sequence ATGCAGGCGCCCACACCGATACCCGTCGAGCGGTTGCAGTTCGCGATGCCGCCCGTCCACGCCTCCGTGGCGGACGAACGACGGCACCGCAAGGAACGGCTCGCCGGCGCGCTGCGGATCTTCGGGAGGCTCGGCTACGAGGACGGAGTCTCCGGCCACATCACGGCACGCGACCCGGAACACACCGACTGCTTCTGGGTGAACCCCTTCGGGATGCCCTTCAAGCACATCACCGTGGGCGACCTCGTCCTCGCCAACGCCGACGGGCAGGTGGTCGAGGGGCGCCACCACGTCAACCAGGCCGCGTTCACCGTCCATGCCCAGGCCCATCTGGCACGGCCCGACGTGGTCGCCGTCGCGCACTGCCACTCGCTGCACGGCCGCGCGCTCTCCACGCTCGGCGAACTCCTGGACCCGATCACGCAGGAGGCCTGCGCCTTCTACGAGAGCCACGCGCTGTACGACGGCTACACCGGCGTCGTCGTCGACGCTGAGGAGGGCCGACGGATCGCGACCGCGCTCGGCGACCACAAGGCGGTCGTCCTGCGCAACCACGGCCTGCTCACGGTCGGGGACTCCGTCGACGCCGCCGCCTGGTGGTTCATCACCATGGAACGCTCCTGCCAGGTCCAGCTGAGCGCACGGGCGGCCGGGCGGCCCGTGCTGATCGGCCACAAGCAGGCGGTGCAGACCCGCGAACAGCTCGGCAGCGACCTGGTCGCGTGGATCAACTACCAGTCCCTGTGGCAGGACATCAGCCGCAGTGAACCGGATCTGCTGGCCTGA
- a CDS encoding ATP-binding protein has protein sequence MPEAAAPPIDDVRPLRKLYRSGDGRWLGGVARGLAGHLGLPVIWVRLIFVGLFTADGLGGLLYAAFWFFVPLGVGGVDAQRPPAAVTAETMPDGRRRLVARKPDKGQLVALLAMVVVAMVFVSNVDLDGSTKAYVVPTLLVAAGVALVWRQADNARRARWMAVGRRRRTLTIARSAAGVLLVGAGVSGIFVLQGSAAHLGAVLQASLAVLVGVALLAGPYLVRMMQDLSEERLMRIRAQERAEVAAHVHDSVLHTLTLIQRNAESASEVRRLARAQERDLRAWLYKPEGTGKDEDEEPDTLAEAVRRSAAEVEDKHGVPIEVVVVGDCPLDERLTAQMQAAREAMVNAAKYGGEGGAVQVFAEVEGETVFVSVRDRGPGFDLDSVPDDRMGVRESIIGRMQRNGGTARLRMVPGGGTEVELEMERTATT, from the coding sequence ATGCCGGAAGCCGCTGCACCGCCCATCGACGACGTCCGACCGCTGCGCAAGCTCTATCGCAGCGGCGACGGGCGCTGGCTCGGCGGCGTCGCACGCGGTCTGGCCGGACATCTCGGGCTGCCCGTGATCTGGGTCCGGCTGATCTTCGTCGGCCTGTTCACGGCGGACGGCCTCGGCGGCCTGCTCTACGCGGCGTTCTGGTTCTTCGTCCCGCTCGGCGTGGGCGGAGTGGACGCCCAGCGGCCGCCCGCGGCCGTCACGGCCGAGACGATGCCGGACGGCCGCCGAAGACTCGTCGCCCGCAAGCCCGACAAGGGACAACTCGTCGCGCTCCTCGCGATGGTCGTCGTCGCCATGGTCTTCGTCAGCAACGTGGACCTGGACGGCTCGACGAAGGCGTACGTCGTCCCGACCCTGCTCGTCGCCGCCGGTGTCGCCCTCGTCTGGCGGCAGGCCGACAACGCCCGAAGAGCTCGCTGGATGGCCGTCGGCCGTCGTCGGCGCACCCTGACGATCGCCCGCTCGGCGGCCGGAGTACTCCTGGTCGGCGCCGGTGTGTCCGGCATCTTCGTGCTGCAGGGCTCCGCCGCGCACCTGGGCGCCGTGCTGCAGGCTTCGCTCGCCGTGCTCGTGGGTGTGGCGCTGCTCGCAGGTCCCTACCTCGTCCGCATGATGCAGGACCTCTCCGAGGAGCGGCTCATGCGCATCCGAGCCCAGGAGAGAGCCGAGGTCGCCGCGCATGTGCACGACTCCGTGCTGCACACCCTGACCCTGATCCAACGCAACGCGGAGAGCGCGAGCGAGGTGCGCCGTCTCGCCCGCGCCCAGGAGCGCGACCTGCGCGCCTGGCTCTACAAGCCCGAGGGCACCGGCAAGGACGAGGACGAGGAACCCGACACCCTCGCCGAAGCGGTCCGCCGCAGCGCCGCGGAGGTCGAGGACAAGCACGGCGTCCCCATCGAGGTCGTCGTCGTCGGCGACTGCCCGCTCGACGAGCGGCTGACCGCACAGATGCAGGCCGCGAGGGAAGCGATGGTGAACGCCGCCAAGTACGGTGGCGAGGGCGGCGCGGTGCAGGTCTTCGCCGAAGTCGAGGGGGAGACGGTGTTCGTGTCCGTTCGGGACCGCGGTCCCGGGTTCGATCTGGACTCCGTGCCGGACGACCGCATGGGCGTACGAGAATCGATCATCGGCCGTATGCAGCGCAACGGCGGCACGGCGCGGCTCCGCATGGTGCCGGGCGGCGGCACGGAAGTCGAGCTGGAGATGGAGAGGACGGCGACGACATGA
- a CDS encoding PspC domain-containing protein has product MTDQQRAETETEAALHDASRAAHGVPGGPADTPDPGLPAEERKFRRDRRQKKIGGVCAGLGRQCDMDPVIFRIGLAVLAITSGLGLVFYGFAWLFVPYEDEEENEARRLLSGRVDGQALTAVLFALVGCGVFLTLLKNGDALTFSGVLALLLAGAGYWSQQRDTLDPDPVAAQAVADAPPEAKAPPVTGSPSWWRDPIIKDGTYDGISGYFWGPEGLKPEGLTVEYQVAGHRAGVLRETKVRPPAPTPRGPRWIGGWVFLTALLAGGLGTGLTWEEHPLGTTLQVGLACALGVFGLGIAVSAFLGRTGAGSIVLAVLTAGLLAASAALPKNITTHYAHTDWIPTTTADVRPQYEVGLGTGTLDLSRLDVGKDKTLRTSAEVGAGSIDVILPKDATVRLDVEVGVGDITLPGDKDKDLDIAPGREKTVTLRPPSGGAGGGTIDLRLEVGVGQAKVTRATS; this is encoded by the coding sequence ATGACAGATCAGCAGCGCGCCGAGACGGAGACCGAGGCCGCCCTGCACGACGCCTCGCGCGCCGCGCACGGCGTCCCGGGCGGTCCCGCGGACACTCCTGACCCGGGCCTGCCCGCGGAGGAGCGCAAGTTCCGCCGCGACCGCCGGCAGAAGAAGATCGGCGGTGTGTGTGCCGGTCTTGGCCGGCAGTGCGACATGGACCCGGTGATCTTCCGCATCGGCCTGGCCGTGCTCGCGATCACCAGCGGACTGGGATTGGTGTTCTACGGCTTCGCATGGCTCTTCGTGCCGTATGAGGACGAGGAGGAGAACGAAGCGCGCAGGCTCCTCTCCGGCCGGGTGGACGGCCAGGCGCTGACCGCCGTGCTCTTCGCGCTCGTCGGCTGCGGAGTCTTCCTGACGCTGCTGAAGAACGGGGACGCGCTCACCTTCTCCGGCGTCCTCGCCCTGCTCCTCGCGGGCGCCGGGTACTGGTCGCAGCAGCGCGACACCCTCGATCCCGATCCCGTGGCGGCGCAGGCCGTGGCGGACGCACCGCCCGAGGCGAAGGCGCCACCGGTCACCGGGAGCCCTTCGTGGTGGCGCGACCCGATCATCAAGGACGGGACGTACGACGGGATCTCGGGCTACTTCTGGGGTCCCGAGGGCCTCAAGCCCGAGGGTCTCACCGTCGAATACCAGGTGGCGGGCCACCGTGCGGGCGTGCTCCGCGAGACCAAGGTGCGGCCGCCCGCGCCCACCCCCCGAGGGCCGCGCTGGATCGGCGGCTGGGTCTTCCTGACCGCCCTGCTCGCCGGCGGTCTCGGGACCGGGCTGACCTGGGAGGAGCATCCGCTCGGGACGACCTTGCAGGTGGGCCTCGCGTGCGCGCTCGGAGTGTTCGGCCTCGGCATCGCGGTGAGCGCCTTCCTCGGGCGCACCGGGGCGGGTTCGATCGTGCTGGCGGTGCTGACCGCCGGGCTCCTCGCCGCTTCGGCGGCCCTGCCGAAGAACATCACGACGCACTACGCGCACACGGACTGGATACCGACGACGACGGCGGACGTCCGCCCCCAGTACGAGGTGGGGCTGGGCACCGGCACGCTAGATCTGAGCAGGCTCGACGTCGGCAAGGACAAGACGTTGCGGACGAGCGCCGAGGTCGGTGCGGGCAGCATCGACGTGATCCTGCCGAAGGACGCCACCGTGCGGCTGGACGTGGAGGTGGGCGTCGGCGACATCACGTTGCCGGGCGACAAGGACAAGGACCTGGACATCGCTCCGGGCCGGGAGAAGACGGTGACGCTGCGGCCGCCCTCGGGCGGCGCCGGCGGCGGCACGATCGATCTGCGCCTCGAAGTCGGCGTCGGACAAGCGAAGGTGACCCGTGCTACGTCATGA
- a CDS encoding LuxR C-terminal-related transcriptional regulator has protein sequence MSDATGANGPTEPTGTDEGGGADGRRVRVVLVDDHRMFRTGVQAEIGRTDVTGVEVVGEAADVDQAVTVITTTRPEVVLLDVHLPGGGGVEVLRRCAPLMSDAERPVRFLALSVSDAAEDVIGVIRGGARGYVTKTITGTDLVDSIFRVQDGDAVFSPRLAGFVLDAFASTDAAPVDEDLDRLTQREREVLRLIARGYAYKEIAKQLFISVKTVESHVSAVLRKLQLSNRHELTRWATARRLV, from the coding sequence ATGAGCGACGCGACCGGGGCGAACGGGCCCACCGAGCCGACCGGGACGGACGAGGGCGGCGGTGCGGACGGGCGTCGTGTGCGGGTCGTCCTCGTCGACGACCACCGAATGTTCCGCACGGGAGTGCAGGCGGAGATCGGCCGCACCGATGTCACCGGAGTCGAGGTCGTGGGCGAGGCGGCCGACGTCGACCAGGCGGTCACGGTCATCACGACCACGCGCCCCGAGGTCGTCCTCCTGGACGTGCATCTGCCGGGCGGCGGAGGCGTGGAAGTGCTACGCCGGTGCGCGCCGTTGATGTCCGACGCGGAGCGCCCGGTGCGGTTCCTCGCGCTGTCGGTGTCCGACGCGGCGGAGGACGTCATCGGCGTCATCCGCGGCGGCGCCCGTGGATACGTCACCAAGACCATCACCGGTACCGACCTGGTGGACTCGATCTTCCGTGTGCAGGACGGCGACGCGGTGTTCTCGCCGCGCCTCGCCGGGTTCGTCCTGGACGCCTTCGCCTCGACCGACGCGGCTCCGGTCGACGAGGACCTGGACCGCCTCACCCAGCGCGAGCGCGAGGTGCTGCGGCTCATCGCGCGCGGCTATGCGTACAAGGAGATCGCCAAGCAGCTCTTCATCTCCGTGAAGACGGTGGAGTCGCACGTGTCGGCGGTGCTGAGGAAGCTGCAGCTGTCCAACCGCCACGAGCTGACGCGGTGGGCGACGGCGCGACGGCTGGTCTGA
- a CDS encoding DoxX family protein translates to MRTNSHISHTGRSGRTGRDDWRESATRYALLPLRIFLGITFIYAGLDKLTDSTFMQASGAGSIGAQMEGVRDISAIPALVDLSLKSPVGFGYAIALGELAVGIGTLLGLLARVAAVGGALISLSLWLTVSWHEEPYYYGNDLAYLMAWLPLILAGAAVLSLDALRAARRGTPRDPDEPARTGPGPVAP, encoded by the coding sequence ATGCGTACGAACAGCCACATCAGCCACACCGGCCGTAGCGGCCGCACCGGGCGTGACGACTGGCGGGAGTCCGCCACCCGCTACGCCCTGCTCCCCCTGCGGATCTTCCTGGGCATCACCTTCATCTACGCGGGCCTGGACAAGCTCACCGACAGCACCTTCATGCAGGCGAGCGGCGCGGGCTCGATCGGCGCCCAGATGGAGGGCGTCCGCGACATCTCCGCGATCCCCGCTCTCGTCGACCTCTCCCTCAAGAGCCCCGTCGGCTTCGGCTACGCCATCGCCCTCGGAGAACTCGCCGTCGGCATCGGCACCCTGCTCGGGCTGTTGGCCCGGGTCGCCGCGGTCGGTGGCGCGCTCATCTCGCTCAGTCTCTGGCTGACCGTCAGCTGGCACGAAGAGCCCTACTACTACGGCAACGACCTCGCCTACCTGATGGCCTGGCTGCCGCTGATCCTCGCCGGAGCCGCGGTCCTCTCCCTCGACGCCCTGCGGGCCGCCCGCCGTGGGACACCCCGCGACCCGGACGAACCCGCTAGGACAGGCCCTGGTCCCGTGGCTCCTTGA